DNA from Syntrophorhabdaceae bacterium:
ATAGACCTGCTCATGTTTGTGGCAGCAGCAAGTATTCCTTCTCTTACAGCAGTGCTTTCAGGGTCTGCAGATAATTCCTGCCATGAATTGAAAAATTCTGTTATGCTTGAAGTGAGTTTGTTGCTGTCTTCATTGAGTATACCCTCTATCCTCTCAAAATACTGACTGTATATGGTCTGTTCCTGAAACTCACTGTTTTTTCCGGCAAGCTGTTTTTCAAGATATCTGTCATAATATCTTATTACACTGTCAACCTTGGCACCATTACCGATAAGTATGCCCCCCACAAATGATGCACTTTCTTCCTCAAATACAGGTGCCTGCCTTGCATAACCCTTTGTGTTTACATTGGAGATGTTGTGAGATGTCACCTGAATTGCCATCTGGCTTGCTGAAAGGGCATTTTTGGCAATGTTTAATATGGACGAGATACTCATAACTATATCTCTCTTGGTGGAAACACAGAAAGCCTTGCCTTTTTGTTGGTATAGGAGGCTTTGTTAACAAAGTCAACTATATTGTCTATAGAGGTTTTTACAAAATCCACCGAAAATGACAAAAGATTTATATTCTTTCCAAGGGCAATATTTATTTCACCCATTATCTCCTTTGTTTGTTCCCATATGTGAGCCCATTTCTCATCTTTAAATATCACATCAGGGTCAGGGGTTTCTTTTATGAGCTTTTCCTTTTCTGCTTCAAGAAACTCAATCTTTTTTAGGAGTTCCTCTTTTTTGTTGTTACCCCTTATTATGCCGTCAATAGAAAAAGATATAATGGCGTCCCTCTCCTCTTTTAATGTCCTATGAAAATCTCTAAGGACACTTAATTCTTTTTGTGCTATATCAAAAACAATATGTTTCATAATAGTCTTTTAGGATCTTTTATAAAATCGTATCCAGTATATTGCTCTTCAATAGGCTCTTGGCTATAAGTTCACCCTTTACATTATAGGTCTCTGATTTTATCGCCTCTCTTATCTTCTCCACCTTATCCTGCCTTACTTCAGGTATTGCCTTTGTCTTTTGAACGAGTTTTTCTACTTCCTGGCTCTTCTTTGAAAGCTCCACCTTGTCTGCTGTTTCTCCTGTGGTTTTTCCATGGGTGGCAGTTCCTTTAGCAGGTTTATTCTCCACAGACTTTACAATTGTCTCAAGGGCATTTGACTGGTTTGTATTGGTTATCTTCATGGTAGTCCTCCTTTTTTACTTACCAGTATTATCGCCCTTTTCTTTCAAAACTTTAATATTTTTTTCCATATGTTCTGCAATCATCTCTTTTATGCCTATACCTTTTTTTGACATATAGTCGCCTAATTTTTCATACATGACAGACATATATGTCTGTTTCATAAAGTTCTTGCCTGAACTGTTTGTTGTCTTATCCATCTCTTTAAGCATCATGTATATGAAAAAAGACTCAAAGTCCTGGGCAATCTTCTCTACATTTGGTGCACCTTTGCTGTCATGATTTTTCAGGATACGAGAAGTATAAAAACTGGCTGGTGGGGTCTGTAAATTCACCATTGCCCCTGCCTTTATTCCATCACTCATTTTATACCTCCTCACTAATCTTTTATTTGACTCATATTTAATAATGCAAACATCATGCCAGAATCCATCATTATATGATCTCCAGTTCTGCATGGAGTGCACCTGCAGCCTTTATGGTCTGTAGTATAGATATCATTTCCCTTGTGGATACACCTACAGCATTTAAGGCATTTACAAGCTCCCTGATGGTCACGTCACCTTCCACAACAAAGAGCTTTCCCTTATCCTCCTCTGCCCTAATCTTTGTATCAGGGGTTACTACTGTCTGGGCAGTTGGTGGGGCAAATGGTAAAGGCTGGCTTACCTTTTGATCTTCCTT
Protein-coding regions in this window:
- the flgN gene encoding flagellar export chaperone FlgN; translation: MKHIVFDIAQKELSVLRDFHRTLKEERDAIISFSIDGIIRGNNKKEELLKKIEFLEAEKEKLIKETPDPDVIFKDEKWAHIWEQTKEIMGEINIALGKNINLLSFSVDFVKTSIDNIVDFVNKASYTNKKARLSVFPPREI
- the flgM gene encoding flagellar biosynthesis anti-sigma factor FlgM; translated protein: MKITNTNQSNALETIVKSVENKPAKGTATHGKTTGETADKVELSKKSQEVEKLVQKTKAIPEVRQDKVEKIREAIKSETYNVKGELIAKSLLKSNILDTIL